A single region of the Pseudomonas solani genome encodes:
- a CDS encoding sulfotransferase: protein MANSSPAFHFISGLPRSGSTLLAALLRQNPRFHAGMTSPVGSFFSALLKQFGAESEFGPVVTQEQRKRLLAGLFSNYYADQAERDVIFDTNRQWCARLPALLDLFPQARVIACVRNVAWVMDSIERLYRANPYEITKLFNDDNERNTVYSRVETLAQRNRLVGLPWSALKDAYYGEHARSLLLVDYDLLVTTPERVLRLVYEFLGEPWFEHDFEHVEYDAPEFDQALGLRGLHKVRPKVEVAARRTLLPPDLFEQYAQLDFWKDSRNSEAHVIRTARDARALEEERN, encoded by the coding sequence ATGGCCAATTCATCACCCGCCTTCCATTTCATCTCGGGGCTGCCACGCTCGGGGTCCACGCTGCTGGCGGCGCTGCTGCGGCAGAACCCGCGCTTCCACGCCGGCATGACCAGCCCGGTGGGCAGCTTCTTCTCGGCCCTGCTCAAGCAGTTCGGCGCCGAGAGCGAGTTCGGCCCGGTGGTGACCCAGGAGCAGCGCAAGCGCCTGCTCGCCGGGCTGTTCAGCAACTACTACGCGGACCAGGCCGAGCGGGACGTGATCTTCGACACCAACCGCCAGTGGTGCGCGCGGTTGCCTGCCCTGCTGGACCTGTTCCCCCAGGCCAGGGTGATCGCCTGCGTGCGCAATGTCGCCTGGGTGATGGACAGCATCGAGCGGCTCTACCGCGCCAACCCGTACGAGATCACCAAGCTGTTCAACGACGACAACGAGCGCAACACCGTCTACAGCCGGGTCGAGACCCTGGCCCAGCGCAACCGCCTGGTGGGCCTGCCCTGGTCGGCGCTCAAGGATGCCTATTACGGCGAGCACGCCCGCTCCCTGCTGCTTGTGGACTACGACCTGCTGGTGACCACGCCCGAGCGGGTGCTGCGGCTGGTCTACGAGTTCCTTGGCGAGCCCTGGTTCGAGCACGACTTCGAGCATGTCGAGTACGACGCCCCGGAGTTCGACCAGGCCCTGGGCCTGCGCGGCCTGCACAAGGTGCGGCCCAAGGTCGAAGTGGCGGCGCGGCGCACCTTGCTGCCGCCGGATCTGTTCGAGCAGTACGCGCAACTGGATTTCTGGAAGGACTCGCGTAACAGCGAGGCCCATGTGATCAGGACCGCCCGGGATGCCCGGGCCCTGGAAGAAGAACGCAACTGA
- a CDS encoding phage tail protein encodes MFGGNFAPRGYAFCMGQIVGIAQNTALFSLLGTVYGGNGQTTFGLPDLRGRSPVGQFQGPGLSMIDLGEVGGTESVTLLQTQMPMHTHVATGTSTISAAGTPTSPALVPSATNSVLGGSVGGSASAAAIWSTAMANPVPLTNPSTVNVTVQVAGGSQPVSLRNPFLGVNFIIAMEGVFPSRN; translated from the coding sequence ATGTTCGGCGGCAACTTTGCACCCCGGGGCTACGCATTCTGCATGGGGCAGATCGTGGGGATTGCGCAGAACACCGCGCTGTTTTCCCTGTTGGGCACCGTCTACGGCGGTAACGGCCAGACCACCTTCGGGCTGCCGGACCTGCGCGGCCGCTCGCCGGTCGGCCAGTTCCAGGGGCCGGGCCTCTCGATGATCGACCTCGGCGAGGTCGGCGGCACCGAGAGCGTCACCCTGCTCCAGACCCAGATGCCGATGCACACCCACGTCGCCACCGGCACCAGCACGATTTCCGCTGCCGGCACGCCGACCAGCCCGGCACTGGTTCCGAGCGCCACCAACTCCGTACTGGGTGGGTCCGTCGGCGGGTCGGCCTCTGCGGCGGCCATCTGGTCGACCGCGATGGCGAATCCGGTTCCGCTGACCAACCCCAGCACCGTCAACGTGACGGTGCAGGTCGCCGGCGGCAGCCAGCCGGTGAGCCTGCGCAATCCCTTCCTCGGGGTGAACTTCATCATCGCGATGGAAGGGGTCTTCCCCTCCCGCAACTGA
- a CDS encoding DUF6916 family protein has product MHPMPSFALLTEIVGQPFHLWLSPEQVLPIELLAVEEGTAMTPRHQCYLAHFGLPSQCSLPQDVYRLGLPGEPGWELLLTPAMPTPDGRPVLQAVFHTDRPA; this is encoded by the coding sequence ATGCACCCGATGCCTTCCTTCGCACTGCTTACCGAGATCGTCGGCCAGCCTTTCCACCTCTGGCTGTCGCCGGAGCAGGTGCTGCCCATCGAACTGCTCGCCGTCGAGGAGGGCACCGCCATGACCCCCCGGCACCAGTGCTACCTCGCCCACTTCGGCCTGCCTTCCCAATGCAGCCTGCCCCAGGACGTCTACCGCCTGGGCTTGCCGGGGGAGCCGGGCTGGGAGCTTCTGCTGACCCCCGCAATGCCCACCCCGGACGGGCGCCCTGTACTCCAGGCCGTGTTCCACACCGACCGGCCGGCATAG
- a CDS encoding GNAT family N-acetyltransferase — MSFQTLNLRLATSADRAFLRALYGTTRAHEMQHTPWDQAGCERFLDQQFESQCGYYLAHYADADQYVIEEAGQPLGRAYLLWTDTHLQIIDLALLPEACGRGIGGELLGRFLERADREGLSAGLHVESYNPAQHLYSRHGFEVVGENGVYLKLRRAPRSPQAMAVPAQRPAGLS; from the coding sequence TGGCAACGTCCGCCGATCGCGCTTTCCTGCGGGCGCTGTACGGCACCACCCGTGCCCACGAGATGCAGCACACCCCCTGGGACCAGGCGGGCTGCGAGCGTTTCCTCGACCAGCAGTTCGAATCCCAGTGCGGCTACTACCTGGCGCATTACGCCGACGCCGATCAATACGTCATCGAAGAGGCCGGCCAGCCCCTAGGCCGGGCCTACCTGCTGTGGACCGACACCCACCTGCAAATCATCGACCTGGCCCTGTTGCCCGAGGCCTGTGGCCGTGGCATCGGCGGCGAGCTGCTGGGCCGCTTTCTCGAACGGGCCGACCGTGAGGGCCTCAGCGCGGGGCTGCACGTGGAGTCCTACAACCCGGCCCAGCACCTCTACAGCCGCCACGGCTTCGAGGTGGTGGGGGAGAACGGCGTGTATCTGAAGTTGCGCCGCGCCCCTCGCAGCCCGCAGGCCATGGCCGTGCCTGCGCAACGTCCGGCCGGTCTGTCCTGA